The DNA window tccacaaaagaatcaatttccACAACATTCCCTCAAACTGAAAATTCGAAAAATTCAACTTCCCTTTCTGTTCAAGAAAATACAGGGGAGCCTGAAACAGGGCTCAAACACATTGTATTTGGGATTGCCGCGTCTACAAATTTGTGGGATAAAAGGAAAGAGTATATTAAATTATGGTGGAGGCCAGGGGAAATGAGAGGTGTTGTTTGGTTAGATAAAAATGTTACAATcaagaaaaatgaagatttgCCTGAAATTCGAATTTCTGAGAACACAACTAAGTTCTTGTACACGAATCGACAGGGGAACAGATCGGCTCTGAGGATATCCAGGGTTGTTTCGGAGACTATAAGGTTGGGACTTAAAAATGTGAGATGGTTCGTAATGGGAGATGATGATACCGTGTTTAATGTCGATAATGTTGTTAGAGTTCTTTCAAAATATGATCATAATCAGTATTATTACATTGGAAGTTCTTCAGAAAGTCATATtcagaatatttttttctcatatgCCATGGCTTATGGTGGAGGTGGATTTGCTATTAGTTATCCATTGGCAAAAGAATTGGAGAAAATTCAAGATCGATGCCTTCAACGATATCCTGGATTATACGGTAGTGATGACAGAATTCAAGCTTGTATGGCTGAGCTCGGGGTCCCCCTTACGAGAGAACCTGGATTTCATCAGGTAACCGTCCattaaaaatgatcaaaattaaaTCCGTATTACAGGTTACAGTTCATATAAGAGTAGGATAAGTAACAACAGGTTAAAATACTCTATAGTCAAAATCTTCATGTTCATAACCAAAGTTTCATGCATTACTAGAACTATGCTATTCCAATATTTAGTCCAGGAGCCATGAATATTATTATAACTAtgactccctccgtttcaatttgtttgactGATATAAAGTttaaaactaaagatatgtgcaatgtatcaaaatgttctTCAATCTTGTAGTCTTAAACATGCCAAGTGGAAAGTTGAAAGTAAAGAGAGACCAGGAAAGGAatgagacattcttttttaaacagactaaaaagaaagtaagactaacaaattgaaacggagggagggAGTATCATTTTACTGTCACATCTTCAATTCAAAGTACTTCTGACTGGATTTTGACGATTTTTTTTTGTACTGTATAGTATGATGTGTACGGGAATTTGCTAGGCCTATTGGGAGCACATCCTGTAACACCTCTAGTATCAATTCACCATCTTGATGTTGTGGATCCTATAATTCCAAGGATGAGCAGAATTGATGGACTCCAACGCGTTTTTGAATCGATGAAATATGACACTGCCAGCATAATGCAGCAGTCAATCTGCTACGACAAGCAGAAATACTGGTCTATTTCAGTGTCGTGGGGCTACGTGGTTCAGATCACGAGGGGTAATATATCTCCAAGAGAATTAGAAATGCCCACAAGAACATTTCTCAACTGGTATAAAAGAGCTGATTACACTGCCTATGCATTCAACACTAGGCCCGTGACAAAGCACCCGTGCCAGAAGCCTTTCGTGTACTACATAAGTGCAGCCAAATATGATCGAAGCAAGAATCAGATCGTTGGGATTTACCATCGTCATAGAGAGTCGTACCCTTATTGCAGATGGAAAATTGAGTCACCTGAGAGTATCAATGCAATTGTAGTGTTGAAAAAGCCAGATGATAACCGTTGGCAGAAGGTAAATTTGTTAAGACAACTCCATTTCTGAATATTGATCGAAAAAGGACTATTACTAAGTGGATTTTGTTCTGTTTTGCAGGCAACAAGAAGGGATTGTTGTAAAGTTCTACCATCAAACAACTCCTATTTGTACATTTGGGTAGGCAATTGCAGAGCAGGTGAAACGAGTGAAATGTAGCTGTTGGAAGGAGGGAGGCTATAGTTTTTTCACTTCCTTCTGTTTTTTTGTATCAATAGATGTTGATTAGGAGAAAGTTGAGATACAGAAGATTCATAGTAATTTTGCAGAAATGGTACTACTACTGTAGAGCACACACTAGAGTCACGACTAATAGTGGCTAGTATTTGCAATACAAGTTTAACCAACATATATAGATATTCTTTCTTTTCACTGCATAAGTCTGTTGACTGCATGAAAAGCTAATTTCCTATCGAAGTACGGTCCAGCAAATGCTCTCGGAAACACTGTTAAAAGACAGAAGTCAGCAGTATGAAACATCCTTATTAATGATATTGATGTatcctaattttaaaaatcataaccCTCAAATGTTGATAGTAGTGGACAACGATCCATTGAAATTTAGACCTTTGTCACtccgattcttaaaaaaaaggaaaagaggaaATGTCAAAATGTTAGTTTTTGGTTCCTATATGTGTATGCCCAGACAGTATGTGTCTGATAAATATATGTGTTTTCAAGTGACTTTGCAATCTTATCAATAGCAAAAAGTGTAATCCTTAAGTACTCAAAAAGATTATTAGGAACAAAGGGAATAGAGAATGACTTGTAAGTATAGTTGCAATGATCATTAGAAACAACTATTTCTGAATGTATTCATCACAGCAGACATCTGCTTAAAGAGTCAACAAGCAGTCTCAAGTCTCACACCGACCTTCCTCCAATCAGCCTCGATTACAACGCCAGAGCCCAGACACGTGAACCATAGCACCTGATGTTTCCTATCTCATCATCTGTTATGAAAATGTTACATTAAATTTTTTCCATACATTTATGTGAGATCCATATCTTCCTTCTCGTTTGCATATCGCCAAGCATTTTGTACTACATTGGAATAGCTAgtagaaaatatatgtatattggcTTTAAATTGTTCTTGCTAACACTTCTAAGCTGATTACTTTTTCTCAGTATATCATAGAAGCATAGAActtttacatattatatatgCTATGCACTGGAGCTTGCATTTGCACCAGATATGCAAAGGAGGCATTGTTTTATTATGTCCAATCTATGATTTTAAAGCGGCATCTTTAGTTTACATATGACACAAAAAAGTTGACAACCACTTCTATTTGTGTGTGTTTCAGTTCTTATTTTAGTCCTCAAGCTTTGTTGTATCATTTCCATCACCACATTACCAGGTTTCTTCATTGTTTATAGATTTCTGAGGAGATTGACTTTTGTATGACTTCCGGATAGGAGGCTCGATTTCAGGGTCATACTTTAAGGAGGCAAGGTAGCTCAAAGCAGTGACGATATCAACAATTGGAGGACGCATATTAGGTTGCTCCTGGACACACATTGCAGCAATTGCAAGAGCTTGGTATAAGCTCCTTATTGGATAGTGACCATCAAGTGCTGGATCTGCcattttgtagaattttttccTGTCTTTGAATAATGGTCTTGCCTGCAAAAGCAAAATGCATATCAGATAGAACAACATTATGTTTATCCTTAACAAGTCTGTGTTAAACTGTATTTCTCTAGTCACTCATCAGAACTCTGAACTAGAAGGCACCTGCACATCACTGAGACTATATGCATAGGGTAAGATGCCATTCAAGCAGGGGCGTATACAAgagggggtcaccgggttcacgtgaacccatggtcccctcccgaaatcatatatagtag is part of the Solanum stenotomum isolate F172 chromosome 8, ASM1918654v1, whole genome shotgun sequence genome and encodes:
- the LOC125873290 gene encoding uncharacterized protein LOC125873290, translated to MTSASSQRGLSNLRRTVTWLFITLLIIYLLYSFNLILNKDSPECTNSLSSSSELSTKESISTTFPQTENSKNSTSLSVQENTGEPETGLKHIVFGIAASTNLWDKRKEYIKLWWRPGEMRGVVWLDKNVTIKKNEDLPEIRISENTTKFLYTNRQGNRSALRISRVVSETIRLGLKNVRWFVMGDDDTVFNVDNVVRVLSKYDHNQYYYIGSSSESHIQNIFFSYAMAYGGGGFAISYPLAKELEKIQDRCLQRYPGLYGSDDRIQACMAELGVPLTREPGFHQYDVYGNLLGLLGAHPVTPLVSIHHLDVVDPIIPRMSRIDGLQRVFESMKYDTASIMQQSICYDKQKYWSISVSWGYVVQITRGNISPRELEMPTRTFLNWYKRADYTAYAFNTRPVTKHPCQKPFVYYISAAKYDRSKNQIVGIYHRHRESYPYCRWKIESPESINAIVVLKKPDDNRWQKATRRDCCKVLPSNNSYLYIWVGNCRAGETSEM